In Vigna angularis cultivar LongXiaoDou No.4 chromosome 8, ASM1680809v1, whole genome shotgun sequence, the DNA window GTATGGTATTTGGGTTAGTCCAAGATTCGAATACGCCAGCAGAGTGTTGTCAGTTTCAATAGCTGATCCTCCTACCCAAAGCATGAGGTTGGCATTTTCATCAATCCTCATTGGTATTCTTTATTGCAGTTTTATGGTGTGTGGAATTGGTGGAGCTAGAGCAATTGAAAGAACCGAACTAGGTGTCCTTTTCATCTTGGTGATTCTGCTGAGCCTGGGATGGACCTTGCAGTTTCTCAAGAACGTGTTACAAGTCACCATTTCAAGAGTGAAGTATATGCACTTAGCTGGTGGAGTAATCATGGACACCAAAGTGGCATTGAATGACACAGTAAAGTACCTAACTGGAAGTGTTTCCATTGGCTCCATCCTTGTACCCTTTATCTCACTCTTTAGGGGTTTTGCAAGGTCAACAAGTCTGATTGGAGGAGACAGTGGTGAATTCATGTTTTCATGTGTTAGTTGTTATATGGGGATTGCATCTCTTCTTGTGAGCAATGGGAATAGATGGGGTCTGGTGCATGTTGGAGTTTATAACAAGGGGTTTGTGCAGGCATCTTCTGACACTTGGGACATTTTCAATAGGGTTGGTTTGGAAGAACTGATAGATTTGGATCTCACTGCCTCCTTTTGTTTCCTCAGTGGAGTGGCAGGTGGAGCAATCTGTAGCCTAGTCAGTGGAATTTGGAGCATAGTAATACACAAGAACTATGCTACAGAAATATCCATTTATGCTTTCTTGATCGGTTACTTCATGGTAAGATCCAAGAACTTTCTGTTTCTCACAAGTGTAATACTCTCTTCTTTCTCAATCACTTTTACACATTCAGATTGATgagtataataatattatagtcTTGCATCTTATCTTTGGCATGGCCTCTCTTATGCAGTTTAGGTTAGCAATGTCATGGCCACAAGCATGTGTCTCAGCTTACTATGTTGCCTACGCAGAGAATCCACAGAGCACTAAATTTGACTCCACCATCCCTGTACGCTTGGAGCAGCTTTATAGATCGCATCCGTAGATAACATTGAGCTAATAATGTTCAGATTTGATGAAATGCTGAACGAACAGTATAAACACATCAGGGTATATCAGTACATTAATCCAAGATGAATTTGCTGATCCCATATTACAACACTGGAAATGCTTTTCACAATGTACATAAAGGTTTAATTTTGATGTAGTCAATAGTGTAATTTTCCTATATGGCATTTTCTTTCATTCACATAACATAAGTTCATACAATTCTTTCCTGAATGAAATCAATAAACTATGATACTCTTTTCCAGGAAGCATATAAGTAATAATCATCTTCATTCCAAAGATAAATGAAGTCAACCTAATCAAGAATAAGTTGAGGAAGTTTAAGCAGATACTAGCCATTGTATTAATGAAAAGTTTCATTTTAGATGTTCACAAGGACACAATACAATGTTAGAAAAATTCAGCAGATATATGTACATCTAAGAGTAagattctgaaaaaaaaaataaaaagtatttaccAAGGCAAGAAACAAAGATGTTTACCATCATGCCCTGACTTCCTATATGAAGTCAACATTAGAAAAATTCTTGACCCAGTTgcaaattaaattcataaatgtGAATATGTTGTTTCTGAATTaggttaaaagttaaaaaataaagattatggAGGAAATAAATTTGACCTAATGATAATGATAAAAGTTGGAAAGGAAGATGGAAGAGGTTGTAAGACTTCTTCCACTAATTTTAATAGTGtcatcttttcaaattttaaataaattattattcttatttttatatcatgATATGTGTACTGAATAAATTACTTTTCTTATCTAATGATTTTATgcaaaagttatttatatttaattagaaaaattcTTGACCCAGTTGCAAATTAAGTTCATAATATGttgtttcttaattattttaaaagttgcAGAACTATTTATAATTGCATTCTATGTTTCCATAAATTATAATGGGAGTAAACTCTATACATTGCTATTTAGTTAAGAGTAAGTTGCTCATATTatcctaattattttttaactcattttttctGGGAAAATATTAAAGCCAATCATCACCATTTTCCTGAAGTTaggtttaattattaaaaatatgaaaatcttTAAGTAAATCCTTTACAGTACTTTTGGAGAAAGAGAACATAAATTAATCGAGCTTCTACAATATAAAAGTTGTGCTAGaaaattattcttataaaaaagaGTAGTAATAGGGTGACACGCCTACGTGTCACTTACACTCATTTGACACGGTCCACGTAagcttttttcaaaaaaaaactGCAAACTGATGGAGGGTAAAAGTGGAAAAACACCTACTAGGGTTTGTTTTTTCAGAATCGAAATCCCCATTTGAGTTTTCTTAAGAAACTCGATTTCCACCACTGTCATATGGTTCTCAGCTTCATCTTTCAGACACCTTAGTCGTTTGTTGTGAACGTTATTGAGGCGCTTCATTGGTTTATTGTGGAGGCGTGTGCTTGGTGTATCGATTTGTGTCGCGCGTTTCGTCTTCGGATTTTACGGTAcaggtttttgattttttattttctgtcttaGGCTGTGTAGTTTTTGTCGCAATGTAATTTTTTGCTACATCGGTTTATTGATGTGGGGTTGTGGGGGACCAATCTCTGATTTTTGGGTTGATGGGAGGTGGGGTTGGTTTGTTGGTGATGTGTTCTATGTTGGAGGTGGGGTTGGGGTTGCTTTGCTGGTAACGTGTTTTATGTAGGAGCTTTATGTGTGGTGCGACAGGAAGCAGAGTAGTAAAAAGGTTGAGACTTTTGAGTTTCATTTTGACCCTAGGGTGTAGGCGTGATACGGGGTCCATTTGGTttaaaattggggaggtggttTTTTAcacttttgagtttgtttttgtcGCTATGCCGTTGACTGAGGTGGGTTTTTAAGACCCTTTATGCATGCATGAGTTGAGTAATGAActgcagtaagtggttatgtTGTTAATCCTATGTGGTTATTTGTAAATCTGGTTTTGTACTGCCGTAgaagttttttatattcaatgagACAATGAGAGCCTTAGAAACAATGAGACCCTTCACAACCTGCTAAGCCAGTGAGCTTGCAGGACAACCTTTTCTTCCACTCCCAAACGAAATCAGATTGCAATATTCTCCCTGCAGTAGCTGGTTATCTTGTTAGTCGGATGTGGTTATTTGTAAATCGGTTTTTGTACATCTGTAGCAGTTTTTATATACAATATCAATGTCCACATTTTAAAGTGCAATAAGTGGTGTTATGGTTAGTTATGCATGCATTAGTTAGATACATTGTATTTTTTGGTACAGTAAGTGGTCaatgttcaaattttaatatcacGATTCCACTTTATGCATGCATTAGTTTGATAAATTgtatttaaccaatttattaatttgaacatGTGACTGTCAAGTGAGATACATAGTATTAtacaatcaattttattttgttttgttaaatttgcAGGATATAGTGATATGGACAAAGAAGTCAGTGAAATGGTAAGTATGatgtatatttattaatttactatTAAATATGCACATTGTTGTATTGAATTAAGTAACATATGGTTTGATTTATACTTGCAGGCCTCACTTAGAGTTAGGCATCGAGTCCAGACACAACATATAGTTCAAGTGAACGGTTGCCTATCATCCTTTCAAAAGGAACGTTTAAAGTCAACACCTTTCAAGTGGTTGGTGGATATGGTTGATGATATGGTTATTTCTAGCCCTATTCTTATAGAGTTAATCAGTAGGTGGGACGTGGTTCATAAGGCGTTTAGGATTAGGGAGAATTTAGTGCCTTTTAGAGTTGatgaagtttgtttttttttaggtttaccTAATGTTGATGAGAGTGTTAATTTAGAGAATGATGTCGGTGGCATTGTCAATGACTTGTTTAAGGATGAGGACATcacaattttaagtataatggAAAAGATGAAGCATAAGACATTTAAATCCAAAAGAAGTGTTGACATGTTTTGCAGGTTGTATATTTTGTTAGGTTTTGGagcattttattttcctaggaaTAGTAATGTGATAAACAGTGTCCCTTTTAGTAAACTAGATAACATTAATGATCTAAATATATACAATTGGGGTGATGCTGTACATGGTTTGATAGTAAGTAGTTTGAATCGGGCATGCAATAAATACAATAGCAGATCTTACCACGAAGTTATACACATGGCTGGGTGTGCAACAGTTTTGCAGGTATGTTTatacattcatttatttaactgttacaaaataaataatgatattttttgaaAGAGATATAACTATTGTAATGAACTTTACAGTTGTGGGTTGTTGAACACATCAATTTGTATCATCTTGATGGACGATGTATTTATCCCCGATTTCTTCATTGGGTtgttattaaagataaaaggaaaaaaatcaaattaactttTCAACAAACATAGGTAATTccatacttttttatataatgcttacatttgttgtgttattttgattaatatgatttattagcgttgttaaaatttctattttgttttgaagataTTGTGGGAATGCAACTTGTCTGAAGAGCAATTACAAAATGATGAAATGAGGAATCACAAACTTATGGTGGGAAAAGTAATCCTGAGTCAAATGATGAGAACGTAGAGTTTGCTAGACTTGTGGAAGAGCAGAGAGTATTGAGGAGAAGAGTTGACAACCATGCAGAACGGCTTGATGagttacaaatgaaaataagacGTCTTGAAGAACAAGTACAGAATGAAATGCCATCTTTTAATGATGGTATGGAGGGACCATCCACAGCTGACAAAATGAATGATTTAGCTATTGTCAATTTTGTGGATGTGGGAATAGAGGGAGCTTCCAGACAGGACAACATTGATTTTAGAAGTGCTTACACCACCTGCACTTCATCACTTTGTAATGATGCTGATGTGTAAGTTATACATAACTCAATGGaaccaaaaattcaaaaaattatgtataaatgtttttatgattgaaatttATGAGGAATTTGTTTTGTATATAGAGCGCTTGTGGAGGTGTCTAACAACATCTTAACCAGAGGAGACTTGCAATGCTTTCGACCTCGTGCAAAAATTGATAACATCGTAAGTTCAAATACCCGAAAGTTGTTGTGTAGAAGTACTATGTGAGGAGTATATAGAACGGTTAAGATTGAAAAATgctacattattttattataatgaaatataaatgtgAAAAGGATATTCAGTGATTGGTTATGAACTTTTGGTGTAGGTTATGCTGTTTGCGACTGCGATGCTTGTGTTAAATCAATTGCATAAATCAGGAATGATCAATCGATGTTGTTTCAATCCATTTTTTGCGGTACATTAATTATTCATTGATGTTTGACCTTGGTGAAGTACGTATGTTTGAACTAATGTTACTGATGCAATTTTTGTAGACAACGATCATTGAAAGAATGAAGATTCctaaaaaaaagagataattATTGGAAGCAATAGATTATCATAATTTCTTCCAACCTCAGAGTTGTTCATTAAATCATTTGTTAATTTCTGAATTTGTAAGTACTTCAACCTATACCTTTATCATAACATGTGTTGTTCACTATATTGttgtttgtggttgtggttctgTAGTTGTTTGTGCCTACTGTGAGTGATGACCATTGGTGGTGCTATTGTGTCAATTGCCAATCAAgggaatttttcattttagattcTCTTGGTCATAAGAGGCGGACCAGATATGGTATTGACAAGGCAATGGTAAGAGAAGTTGTTTTGTAGACTTGTTATTTTGATGGAAGTATTATTTTAGAGTAAAAGGTGTACAATATTAATGAATGTGTTGAATACAAATTTACAAGGTCGGTTGTTTGCAAGAGTTATTCAATATGATAGATAATGAAGCAAATTGTAAGGAGCGACAATTGAAGGTCATTAAAGAAGATTTGCCAATTCAACCAAATACGTTAGTGACCTTATCCATAACCAATGTATTAGGTTGTCTCATATGTGATCCTTCTAATATTAGTTTAATGTGTAGGTATGATTGTGGTTTGTTGGTGATGAAATATATGGAGTTATGGGACAACCAACCTAAATTTGATGGCAAAAAAATGCCCGATTACACAACGGTTGGTCTTCTTTAAGTATAtgtttgtattgttttataTGGTTTTTGAAAACaggttattaattataatatttcactACTGTAATATCAATGCAGGAGCAATTACAACTTATTCGACAACAAACGGTTTGTGATTGGGTATTACATGAAGGAAATATGCATAGAAGTACAGTAATGAAGAACTGTGGAATGCTATAGCAAATGAAGAAGTCATGAAGTAGGATATAACTTGTAATGATGTTGGTGGAATATGATAGAATATGAAACAATTTTTGTTATCgttttttaagttgtttactATGTATAATGAAGGATCACAAATTGCATTACTTATGCACTAGTATCACCAATGTCCAATGTAGTTCCAGGAGGTGTTAAATGACCAATGTCCATTTTGTGTACATAAGCTATTAACTAAATTAGCAGAAGATGCAGTGAACAAAAGTTATTGAGCAAATAACCATATAAAACTTAACAGATAACCAGTTACTGTACgaaaaatatttgacattgaaattgaagttgaaCACTTGTATTGTTGTACATAACCTATTCAGTAAATAACCGAATAAAGTTGTCCATATATCCAGTTACTGCATCAAAGAATTAAAACTTTGATATTGAATTTAACCAGTAATATTgttgtacaaaataaaattcagaaaTAACCACATAGGTCTAACAACATAACCAGTTATTGTAACCAAATCAGCGCCTATGCATGACGTGACCGAGCGCTCTGTACACGTGACGAGCGTCcagctgaccgagcgtccagcGTTTCAGCACATCACCGTGTCGCCCAggacgctcgtcacatagcgagcgCACTCACATTTCATAGGAAGCTGACGGTCGTCGCCCCCTGCACGCACAAGAGGACGGTCGTCGCCCCCTGCACgcacaagaggacgctcgtccacagaATATCAAATTGATGCTCGATCTGCTCGTGCAGACGCTGGACCAGATGGACGCTCATCCAGAAGGACGGTCGTCCAGAACGACGATCGtccagaagtggacgctcgtccagacgctCATCCAGAAGGACGGTCGTCCAGACGCTGGACCagatggacgctcgtccagacgctCATCCAGAAGGACAGTCGtccagaagtggacgctcgtccagacgctCATCCAGAAGGACGCTGGTCCAGACGCTCGTGCAGACGCTCGTGCAGACGCTGGACCagatggacgctcgtccagacgctCATCCAGAAGGACGGTCGTCCAGAAGGACGGTCGTCCAGAAGGACGGTCGTCCAGAAGGACGGTCGTCCAGAAGTGGACGCTCATCCAGACGCTCATCCAGAAGGACGCTGGTCCAGACGCTCGTctagaagtggacgctcgtccagaaaattggacgttGGTCCAGCGAGACAGCCGTGACTCAATAATTGGACCCTTGTCTTTAAAAACCAGATCTCCAGTCCAGAACCAGAGAGTTTTGACGGGGAGGAAACCAGAGGACGCTGCAGCCGTGGTGGTGTAGAAAACCAATTCAATAAATAACCACTTGTATTGTTGTAGAAAACCAATTCAATAAATAACCGAATAAAGTTGTCCATAAAGttaaacacttttaattttcaCCAAATGAACTTCATATAAAACTTACAACATAACGAACATTACATAACCACTTAATGCAACAACAAATTGTTCAACATAAGTTAAGTAGTtcacaaatttttctaaataacaCATCCATGTAACCACGCACAATATTCCACTACAAACAACAACGATAAATCTGAAATACAGGCAAGGAAATTATGAAAGTTTTAAAGTTGTTGCATTTATATTGTTCTTCTTTCATCCAGTGCCTTCAGGTTTGTGAAGAGGTGGAATCAATTTCGATAGAATGTCAGCAATAGAGCGTGTTGGAGGCTTGTTGGTATCAATTGGTATTGATAGACGTACTAGGTCATCAGTTGGGCCCCCAATATCACTTCCAAAAACCTGCACAATCCGAGAGTATCATTTAAAGTCATAGAAAAGTTTACAACATATATAACAGTACAATAGAAAATTGTTCACAAAAATGTTTACCTTGACAATATTCCTCAGAGTTATGTTAAGATAGTATGTTTCACGTATTGGTGAAAAAATTGAAACCTGTAGAAATATTATTGGTGGAATCCATATTTTGATGTGGGAATATAAGGTCAATAGCTAAGtgtttatgaaaatgaaatatacttACATCTTGTAGGATTATCACACTTCCAACTTTTAAGTGTACACCTATTTCAGGATGATCAATGGCCTTGTGGTGAACACTTGCTTTTACAGTCCCTGTTGGATCCTGTTAAGAAAGAGGTTCATTTATCACAATAATATTTGAAGATGGTCATCAAAGTAAATATACATCAACCTACCcgaattgttattttcatgtcaCCCAATCCGTTATGTTCACAAGCTTTAACAATACATCGCAACAAAGATAACTTAGAAGTTCCTCTCAATGAATCAAGGGTTGAGATATGCTCAACCTCATGTTTAATCAACAATCCTGCAAATGAAATTACTATTTCGATAATCTTCCTAAAATagcaaattacaaaaaatctatCAACATCAATTCCCAATTAGGGTATTTACCGTGGATGTCAATGAATTTTTCAGCCCATAACCAAGCATTGGAAGTGAAGTCACGATCAAAACTAGCTTTAGCTATGTCACTCAAAAATTCTTGTGTTGGAATGTTTTCATTCACTTGTCGGTTAAGCATAGTTGCCTCAATGACACCAGCAGGGCCCGGGATGACAGTGTCATTAGAATTGCAACGGCGAATAAAACTATCAAGATTACTTTCATCAATATCAAGTTCTTCCCATGGCTCCATTGCTCT includes these proteins:
- the LOC108345344 gene encoding protein PNS1; amino-acid sequence: MTILKLDVITVADEEKIQAVKFTNTTPARKVFKILFYLHLFLIAVLVTSLAIYGMFYASRSNYFHPKEWYPPLFISILCGGAIGFTWQWITARNPAKAIREAFWLSPLLTCAMGILFVYMGYAASLAAGVVALVSAVIQSLYGIWVSPRFEYASRVLSVSIADPPTQSMRLAFSSILIGILYCSFMVCGIGGARAIERTELGVLFILVILLSLGWTLQFLKNVLQVTISRVKYMHLAGGVIMDTKVALNDTVKYLTGSVSIGSILVPFISLFRGFARSTSLIGGDSGEFMFSCVSCYMGIASLLVSNGNRWGLVHVGVYNKGFVQASSDTWDIFNRVGLEELIDLDLTASFCFLSGVAGGAICSLVSGIWSIVIHKNYATEISIYAFLIGYFMFRLAMSWPQACVSAYYVAYAENPQSTKFDSTIPVRLEQLYRSHP